The DNA region GTGGTCGGGATAGCCACGGTAGCGGGCGGAGCGGCGCGGGCAACTCGGGACGTTTCATCTCTGCTCCTGTCGCGGCTGAGAACTCGCTTGGGTGGAACTGAGAGAGAGAACGAacaaccttttttttttctcacgACCTGACCTGACCGCCATGTTAAGAGCCTATCACCGCACCGCACCGCCActgggtgtgtgtgttgttgttgttgttgcttttcCGATGCCGATACAAATTACTGTTATTATTATTGTTCCTAAGCAACAGACGAATCCACCCAccttccctccctcaagCGActacgacgatgacgacgaatCTTATCTTTTGACGTTTGAGTGTTGAGCTGAAGAGCGAGAATCCcggatcttttttttttctttgtcaATTTTTCTATCAGCTTCGATACCCCCCGGGCGGTTTTTAGcgcgtgttgttgttgttgttgttgttgtttaaTCGAGTCTTTTTTTGTCTATCAACATCTTTTATCACGGAAAGGCTTCGAACCGGATACCAACTCTTGTATAGAACAGACGGAACAGATGGGCATTCATACCTCACGCGCGAAAAGATTCTCGTCCTTGTTcgtcaaccccaaccaaaccTCAATCAACAACCGAAACGTtacaaaccaaccaaccaatttttttttattaaaCCTGTCACAACTTTTTTTGTTATTTACCTTACACAAACTTATTTACTACCTTCTTGTTTTATACACGCTCTTCTTTTGTGGAGAATATGGGACGGGATTTGGCGGGCGAAAAACAAAAATTGGAACCCCCTCGCTATCTATCTTACCGGGGTCGTATTTaacttttttttgggtttgttTGTCTCGTTGTGTATAAAGACTGGatttggggaagaggagaagatggtttTGGAAGCTTGTGTGATATTTTGAGAACTTTTTTTCGCCTCGCCACTGTTTTCCTGCAAAAGTAGGAAAGGGCAGTCTGACCCGCCTTTTGTGGTTGGAtctgttttggtgggggggcggTTTTGATTAGTATTAATACCTTTTTGATGGGAGGAGACGGGATGcagatgggagggggggttggaaaagcggtggtggcggattGGGTGACGGGAGGGTTTTGACACGACATTTTTATTCTGCTTGAGTTGAGAGACGAGGATGCTATCTACAGCCAGTCAAAAGGGGAACGCAGGTTCGCCCGATAGGTTGGTGGAGACGTTGTTGTCTTTTGGAGACTTGAACAACTGAGCTTATGTATGTATATAGGCAGAcaaggggggtgttgttgttagAAATCTGGATGAGAATTTTGAGGTTGAATAACTGCTGGGCTTGCTTCAATTGATAATGTGACTGTTGacatgagatgagatgagtgGTAAAAGGGAGGGTTCAGATGGAAACGGTGACTGGGCAACGGTTCGTACTACGGGGAGCTAATGCCTGTTGTCATCTCAACGTTCATGTTTGAGtctggaagctggagaaTTGAGGTGCTACAAGCAGCCAGCTTGAGATGAAACTGAGATGCTGAGGCAGAGAGCAGGCAAGCAggctgaaaaggaggagcaaTGATCCAGAACAGTGGTGTGTAAAATGAGGGGTGGATAAGCAGTTTAATTGGCTGGGTTGAGCTGCTGGTCCCGATGCGGACAGGATGCGTGCGCCGCAGGGACGATCACCTTTTGATCCCATGGGGAAGCCTGAATTACGTCTTGTTACCTCGTTCTCATCGATCAGTTCATCGTCACTCAATCCTCGACCTTTTGCAAAGAGCTGCTATAGACGTGCTGGTGAGGATTGAGAGAGCGCGACAGCAGACGACCACTTACACCCCCCAGCGAGGCTCCACCGGCGCGATTCCCTGACAGCTCTCACCATACCTGGGCGGGATAGGTAAATGAATGACCATGTTCAGCAACTACACCTTCGACAGCGGCAACAAAgaacaaccaaccaacaacaatggGGCCATCACCTCTTCCAATTCTTCAACGTCAGCCACAACCGGTGGTgaaaacaagagaaaaatGATCATCACACCTCCCAGCACGAGCACCGCCTCTTGGGAgtcttcatcatcagacTCGCTTGAgaagggcgggggggaggaggagtatgacgacgatgacccCTTCGAAAGGGGTAGGGGGAAATACAACCGGAGTCGAAGACAGGATGTTGACGACGGTGAGGAGCAATCACCCATGACAGTGAAGAGGAAACCCAACCCAAGAAAGGAACTCAGCTTcactgccgaggaggagagggctgTAGTAAGAAAATTTGAcaagaaggtggtggttctcATGGCGGTGTTGTACATGCTTGCGTTTCTTGATCGGTCGAGTAtgtttcccttttttttttttttttttttttttggtgtccACAACACACATGATAACTGACAAGAGGTCAGACATCGGCAACGCAAGAATAGCCAACATGGACAGCGACCTCCAGTCTAACCCGCCAAACCCGCAGTTTTATTCCCATGCCCTCTCGTCGTTTTATCTGGCGTATCTCCTGTTTGAGTGGATGGCTATTCTTTGGAGACTAATACCGGCGCATATCTACGTCTCGGTGTTGGTAGCCTCGtggggagtggtggcttgCCTGCAGGGGATAGCGACGAGCTACCCTGTGCTCATCGTCTTGAGGTTCTTGCTCGGGATCGGGGAGGCGGGCTTCACCGGGGTGCCGTTTTATTTGAGTTTTTTCTtcaagagggaggagctggcttTGAGAACGGCGGTTTTCATCTCTGGTAAGCCACTAAAccccccatcttcaccccAAGTTGGTCTGCGACACTAACTCAACCGAGCCGCCCCCCTagcaacctccttctcctccaccctcgccttcgcgatcacctccctctcctccctcatccccctcgccCCCTGGCGCCTACTATTCCTCCTCGAAGGCCTCCCCTGCATCCTCATCGCCCCGCTCGcctactccctcctcccctccaccccctccaccgcccccttcctcaccacccgccaGAAGAAAATCGCCCGtttccgcctccctcccccatcacccccttccacctcctccagcctaACCGCCCTGCGCGACCCGATAGCATGGACAACCTCCCTGATAATCCTCCTCACAAACCTAGCctactcctccctcccagccTTTTTGCCAACGATCCTAACCTCAATGGgccacacccccctctcctcccaagcccTCTCCGCACCTCCCTACCTCTTATCATTCCTCGCAGTCCTGATAACAGCATACCTATCAGACCTCTACCGCACCCGCGGccccttcctcgtcttccacGCTTTTTTCTCCTGTGCCGGGTACCTCCTCCTATCCCTCTCccaatccctctccctcccccccggcaGCTGGGTTCGGTATTGTGCAGtcttcccagcagcagtgggCTTCTTCAACGTCGTCGTCCTGACGATAGCATGGAAcgtcaacaaccaacacGGCGACCCCAAAGCAAAGAGCGTGGGGTTCGCGCTCATGCAAATAGTTGGACAGCTTGGCCCGTTGGCAGCTACGAGGTTGTATCCCGACCGCGACGGGCCGTATTACACctttgggatgggggtttgtgCAGCGgcgatggggatggtggtggttttggcggtggggttgagggtgtaCATGCGGAGGGAGAACCAaaagtgggagagggagcagggggagaggggtggagaggagggggttatgCTGATGGatagggggggaggaggtgaccaggaaaggggaggaggggaagaggagagggggtttaGGTATATGCTttgattttcttttgtttttttatggggggggggagaggggaggggaggttcGTTTGGAAGATTTGGTTGCAAAATTCCATCTTTTTAATGATGGGATTCTGGGTATGGCTTGGATGGGAATTGGGTTCGGAAGCATTTTATAGCACAGTTCAAAGGGCATGCACCAAAGGGCAACCATTTGGCAGGGCGATTTGGATGGACACTTTCTTCTGTTTGGATGCTCATGGATGGAAAATAGCAAGGGTTGCATAGGATATTATAATCTACCACCTTCACCTTTCTCACACATCATCTCAACCACCTTACCAATCCACACCTGTCCCATCTTCACGTAGACACAATCTCAAAACATACAGCACACCAAATCCATTACTATCTCTACCCCTAAAACTATCACATCCCCTCCaaatcaacaccctcgccccAATCCATGTACTTCTCCCATGCCactaccccctccccaaacgccTGAAGGCAACGCAATGAAAATCAGCAACATAAAAGTCATGCATACATATCCCTTCCCCCTGAAAAAAAGATAAAAGCAAATAAATCCATCGCCAAAAGTAACCATTCCATTCTGTTATGTCCCATCACTGTCCTCACGGCTCCAAAtactcatcatcctcaggcTCCGGCATCCCGATCTGAAACCTCGCCACCATCATATCATTGAACCGCCTGTAATCCGCATTGAGCTCATACCGCGGCAGCTGAGCCATCTCCTGCATAtatgcctcctcctcctcatacGGATCATACCCGTCCTCATAAGGCcatccttcatcttcagATTCGACATTCGACTCGGCATCAGAAGGCGGTTCAATGCCCGCGTGCTCTCTGCCAGCCACATCGCTGTGGCCGTCCCTGTCTCGGTTTTCCCTATCATCATTCCCCCCATCattctcaccaccgccaccgcgcAACCCCTGCCCCGGAGGTGAACCCGAGCCAGTGGCATTACCCCCaccaaacacccccatcgcctccgtctcaagctcctcctcaagctcatgatccaaatcctcatcctcgtcttccccctcctcctcctcctcctcctcctcatcaacttCATCCGACTCAGACACATGCTCATCGCTatcctcattctcctcaGCATCCGGATCGTccgagtcgtcgtcgtcgtcgtcattgtcgACTACAACCGTCAGGACAAGAGCAAGCTCCAtgggagagaagaaaggCGTACGAAGTGGCAACAGATTGTTCAGCATCTCCCCGGTCTCGTCCGAGTTGGAGTCATACTCGTGGTCAGCCACCTTCCAGAAAGCCGTCGGGCCGCAGGGGCCGTGTTCGCTGTAGTCCCTGTGAACGTCCAAAGTCAACAATGCTGTTTCTCAAAGCACCCAAACCAGAAAAAACCTACTTATCAAACCAattcccaacaacacccctggcagacctcctcccaccaagcTGGAACCCCTCGCTCTTCCACCGCTCCTCCCCGTCATAAATTGAATACGTCgtccacctcacctccccctccctcgtcatcctcaccgTCCCCCTCAACTCCGAATCCGCATTCCCATCCCAAGACCAGTCCAGCGCCCTAGACTGTCCCTCAAAATGAACAACCGGCCAGTCCTCATGATCTCCCGCCTCAGGATCCGCAGGCTCAATCTTGGTGGCATGAACCTTCATAAGAATAAGCCTCACCGCCTCACCAGTATTCAGCGGCTCCCTCGGCGCTTCGGCCGCCTGACCCTCCCCCTCGTGGTTGTGAAAGTTGAAATGGAAAAAATCTGTATAATCGAGGAAGCAGACAACCCTCAACCAAGTCCCCTTGACCCCATACGGATCCCTCTTTgcaatctcctccaacttcaacctcctctccctctcctcctgctcttcctcctcctcctcctcctcctccccctccaccttcttaTCCTCCAAACTGGCAAGCGCATTCTCCGGCACCCAAGGGATATAACTCCCCTCCCACACACCCCCAAACCTCTTCCCCCAGACATGCTCCACCGCATCAAAAAACGCCAACCCCTTCGCCCGCAAATTCGTCCCCAACACAATCATAATCGCCTCCGCCTTCTCCCAAtcaaccctcaaccccttcccctcctccccctcgggCGTATAAAACGGTCCCCAAcccgtctcctccctcttATACTCCCGAATATCATACACCTTCGCACAAGCAGTCGCATAAGCCCTCTCAGGCAAACTCCACTTCTTCAGCGAGCTCCCGCTCGTGACATCCCTCAGCAAGTCCTGAATCCCCAACAAACAATGCAAATGCGCactcatccgcctcctctccctctcctcctcgtccaccacctcccccaacgacctcctcaccgtcttcGGGCTGATGACAGGAAAAGGTCGCTGAGGGTGCTTCGGAATCCTCTTAAAAATCGTCGACTGGTAAAAAAACCCTTGAAGAACCCCATTCCAATTCTCATCAAACGCCGACCTtggcgcctcctccagcacccgGGCCAGATACTCACAAGTCGCCGATCGATGGTACGTCTCCGCattcaccaacctcgacggACCCTCCTCAAGCCCTTGCTCAAGAGAAGGGATATGACTCAGCAGTCTGGTTATAGTCCGATGAACAAACGGCAGCTCCCGCATAGCCAACTCATTGGTCTTCGTAAAGTCCCCATCATCAGGAATAAGCCACCCCGCAGAAACAACCTGCTCCAGATGAAGCAGATCCCTCACTTCCTGAACGAAATCAATGCCCGTCGCCGAGGCTGGTTTGTCCTATCACTCATATCAGCAATcattccccttttccccaaCACTAATTCACTTACCAAAATCCTGCAATAAACATCCCTACAAAGCGGGTTATTCCCCTCGACAAAATCCCTAAACCCTTTACAAACCCGTGGCAAGTTCCCCAAGTCCTTCGGGTCAAGAAGGGAGAGTATCCCGTGGAATATCTCGGGCGGGAGGCTCAAAATGCCCACCATCTCGTTGTCGGTTGTTGTCGTGCtagatgaagaggaggaggaggtggtggggcgGCAAGTCGGGAGGTGACTTGcggttgaggatgttgatgtcATGAAccgacacacacacgcacacacacacacacacacacacacacacacacacactccaaccaaagTTTGATGATTGGAAAAAAATGGTTGATTTTGGGGAAAGTGGTTGGGCGATGGATGGGCTTGTGTGTTCAGTGGGTGGTGACGATTATCCGTTTGCCGCCGCCCCGGAGTGGATGTGGTGTAATGTCGGTGATAAGAGCTCCCTAACCACCGGGACCGAGCGAAGGTTACCTAACCCACGGGCATCAGTCAGCAAAGCAAGCGTCTAACGTGATGGAACTCGCTCAACCTGATCAAAAACGTACActtgatgttttgttttgtacGCAGTTGTCGATTATTGGAATCTGTGTCAGATTCTGCTTTGCATTTGATTACTGCACTGCAAAGTTGTTGAGTTGTTGCGACTTGGAATTTGTTATCTAGGTTTGCCCCTcagatggtggtgacttggacccagctcctcaagcaggctacaaaaaaaaaatggttTGTAATCCTCAAGAGCTACGGGCACCTACGCGGGGTTCCTTGCCACTTTTTCCCTCTCGTTCCTTCCCAAAACATAAAAGGAGCGGCAGGAGCAAGCTGCCTTGTGACCAGTACCTACCAGCTGTTGGGACAGGAGCCCGGGGAGGAGCCCGGGGAGGAGCCCCTACCCTGACCTAGCTAAagaagcaacagcaaccccgCACTTTTTTTGGTTGAAGGAGCTTGGGAGCTGCCGTCTGAACTGTGGGGGACATAGGTATGGCGTCAGTTTCGTCGGGTTGGACCTAGCTTCTACACACACGGTGATGGGATATGCGGTTGACTTTTGCATGACAATCCCCCCAGAATATCATGCAAGTCCGAGTAGTGTATAACCCCCACTGCCAAGATCCAAGACATGTCGGTGTCTGTCGGTGACTTTGTCGAGTATAGGACGtgggggttgaaggtggtgtATGTAGGTACTGGTCCTATTTGGATCGGTACCAGGGGTTTCAGCAACGAAGGGACAgcaagggggagggagtgtgCATCTAATACCTTACCTAcacctcctcatcgcccttGACCACAataagaagcagcagcatggcAAAATGTATCATCAatttgtttttcttcttcttcctctcatGTCAAATGCTATGTGTAATCGCCCAATAAAACAGGTCATGagcaaaaaagaaaccaaaaaaaaaaaaaaaaatatcaaCATAAAAAATAAGGGGTATAGTGTTTTAAAAAGGagctcaacaagaagaaaaaactcGATGTGCGTGTGAATGTTGTTTGAAGTAGTAAtatgcccccccccctccctccatgtTCTCGCTTGACCTGACCACGTAGGTATATGCTTTCCTCCCCGTAtgcctccctcctcaccaccctcatcaaGCCCCTTTCCGTTGGGACTTTCCGTTTTAGTATGCTATGCCTAATTTTCATAATAATAGGCCCCCCTCATTCCCTTCCAAGTGTCCCTCCATGTGTTTTCGCAATAACAGTATAAACCCGTCTCAAAGATCATAAACAGCCACCCCACACTCCCTCCGTCTCTGGCAAACACCTAGCAAGCAAGATGATAGGCCTCTGCGAGAAACCCCTatacaaccccaacaaaaGCAGTTAACCTTCCCGTATGTGTGTAAATTACCACACCAGCTAATGCATCTGCCCCATGTTCAGATTAATACAATTGCTCAGCAGAGTAGCACCCTCGTGGAGCAGCTGCCACCTCGTCACCTCAAAGGTGTCCTTCAAAATCATCAGCATAGACGTGTTGTGGCTGATCCCCTTCATAGTCTTGAGCTCCTCTGGCGACGCCGGGTTGCCATACTTGGCCAGGTACTCCCGCATCTGACGGACCTTGTCCTGCTGAGTGGTCGGCACAGGCGTTTCCGGGCTGGGTCCCTCGAGAGCAAACCCATagcaccacaccaccagagCGGCAAAGTAGAGAACCCAGGGCCTGTTGAGCAGGACGTCGTCGCGGGCCGAGTAAATCTCGTCGTACCGGCCGTATCCGTTGGAGCTGGGAGTCGCCACTCGATCAGGCTGGAGCACCGAGTTCAGGAACTTGAGGGCGTAGTACGTCGCGTCGCGCGCCTTTGCCGTCGGGGCCCACTCTCTCATCCGCTTCGAAGCGCTGGAGACATCCTGCTGCCCAATCGCTCGACCGAGCAATCTCTTTGCTCGCGCGTGCATCTGGCAGTCGACGATGTCCACGTGCATGGCCATGTGGgccaggtggtggaggacgaTCCGGCTCTCAAACACGACATTGGCTTCGCTGTGGTCGGGTGTGTGAAAATAGGGGTCGGCCGACGCCTCGCCGCGCTTGAACAACGTCTTGTCAAAGTCGCCCTTCCACGAGTCGAAAGCCCTCGTCAAGGTAGCCCGCCACTTGTCCCGCCCGCCGAGAGCTTGTCCGACCGGGCCGCCGAGAGAGTTGACTTGAAGATCTCTCTGGTTCATGTGCCAACTGACACTGAGCAAGCCGGCCATTAGAATGGTGCGGCCAAACGAGTTCGTCTGCACCTCGTGGCCGCTCAGTGTCCGCTTGAGACCTTCCAAGAAGGCGACCGGCTTGTTGCCCACAGCCAAGAGCTGTGACTCGATCCTGCCCACCTCGGCACCGCTTGTGGCCTTCCACAACTTATCGTCACAAGGCAACGGCAGGCGCATCTCGTGGGCCACCATGACGGTGGAATGTCCAAACATGGTGGCGTGAATAGAGTCGATAACAAAGGCGGCAAAGGCTGCGCGCCGCGTCGACTCGCCAGCGATCCAGTGGTTCCACCACTCGCTCGGAGTGTGCGCCATACCCGATGTCGACGAGTGTCTGGAGCCGTTGGTCTTGTCATCTCTGGGATTCGGTGGCGAATCCAAAGCGGACTTGCCGATGAGGGCTCGCCCGCGACGCATGAGAGTGATGGTAGTGGCATGGTGAATATGTGCCCTCTCGTGAAGCTCGCGGGTCGAGTACATCTTTTCGTATAGTtcgagcaggaggagcgtCTGGAAAACCCACAGCTTCGCCGGCGGCCGGCAGTTGGGATCCTGGAACATTTCCCACCTGAGATGCCACGCCAAAAagttggagagctgggcACCAGCTTTGGTCACCTTCTGACCGTGAGTCTTGTCAAGACAGGCGGCACCGATCGTCATCATGGCAATCAACAGCAGATTCGGCGTCTTTTCTGGGGAGAAGGTCGGCTTATGCAAAATGGGAACCTGATCGCTAAAGTGAACCCAGTACGAGCCGATGTACGCCTGCATCATCTTGCGGCTGAGCATGTGTGAGTCGTCGTTGCGATCGCCTTCGAGGATGCCTTCGCGTTGCCGCTCGACTGGCGCCTGGCCATTTTCGTGGAATCTTTCCTTGATAAACTCGAAGATCTCGGCGCTCTTCTCGTCTGAAATGACCGACTCGGGGAGGTTTTGATCCAAAAGGTTAGTGACGGACATGATCTGCTGTGGTGCTGTTGAAGGTGGGAAGTAGCCCATCTGGCTTGGATCATTGCCGTAGTAAGGCACACTAAACTGGCTGGAGAACTCCCCATAGCTGTGAAGACAAGTCAGCACAAAATGGACCTTGAAGGCGAGTGATAAAACTTACTTGTACCCTCCCCCTTGAATCGGCACAGCCATTGGAGAACCATCCGTGTGTGCGGTGTTGAACAGGTACGCCATGAAATCCTCCGGCATGCCGACATAAGGCGACTTGTTCAACATGCTGTCGCTGCCAAACACGGGCATTGTTTGAGGCATGGCCATTTGATCAAGCAACATCATTTCACCTCctggctgctgatgctgatcaTTGTATTCGGTCGAGGTCGGTGGCGCATacgcctgctgctgttcttCACGATCAACACCCCCGGCTGACGAAGTAGGAAACTCGGATGGCGGCAGACTGAATGGAGGGAAGTTTTGTGGTGGAACATAGGACATCCCGCCCGCCGACTGGGGAGTTCCCGATGGCTGGCTGTGGTATCCTGGCTGGTTCGAAACAGGTGATAAAACGCCGTAAGGACCAACGCTGGTCTGAATGGAAGGCCGTTGAGGACCGCCTGGAGAATGAAGTGGCTGTCGTTGAGACATATGCCCGTAGTTGTTATGGTCGTGGTGCATGTAGTCGACGGGACCATTGGATCCTCCGTTTGGATAGCCAGCCGGTGGCGTGTTGCCCATTGGACTGTACGGCATGCCGTTCTTTGGAGACTGAAATTGCATGGTCAAAGCCCGGCCCTTGTTGTATGCCGTGCCTGGCCTGTTGACTTCAGGAGAGGCAGAGCCCGCCGTCATAAATGGAGATCGGTTATCTGTGATGGGTGAGGCTTGACTCATCAGCGAGTCTTTCCGGTTGAGAGCAGACCCCTTTGCCGTGTGTCGGTCCTTGTGACGATTGCAAAGATCGAGCCGGACGAAGGTCCTCTGGCAGTCACCGATGCCGCACTTGTACACTTGCTTCGGGTTATGGTTGAGCTGATGGCGGTAGCTTTTCAACAGACAAGGAGGTTAGTACAGAGACAAACTCATATTGACACTCAAGATTTAAAAGCACATACAGATGCTCTGCCCTCGAGTAGCTCTTCCCGCAACCCTTCTCAGGACACTcaaacttcttctcctggccCTTCCGGCTTCGCCTACGTTTCCGCGCGGGGCCTTCCGAGTTGGACGAGTGagcaccatccccgccatcctcggcatcatcTAGATCGAGACCATCCACATCTTTGTCGTCAGATCGGCTACGTGTGCGGCCTCTCTCATGGTCTTCGTGCTCCTGTTTTATGTTTTCAGGAGGCGTGAGCTCCTGCTGAGGGGGCATGGACTGCATAGTTCGCgccggtggtgctggaggttTGATTTCACTTGGCTGGGATGCGAGAACAGAAGCCATGTTCTCTCGCAGAGGTGATTTTCCAATCGGAAGACACCGGCACTGATTGGGCTGCACGGTTGAATGAGTAGCTCTTGTTCAGTCACACAGATCCGGGGTAGGAATACTGGGGAAGGTCCCGAGTGAATCTCCGAAATGCCCGGCTGGCAAAGTGTGACGATGGGTGATGAATCGGGATGGTCCGCGGGACTTACAATACAGTGCGTGCGTATGTAGGTGAAGGGCCGCTCTGTGGAGTAGATATACGCTCGATGGAGGTGGCACGAGGTATAGGCAGACGTGCTGTGAATCGATAGGGTGTGGGTTTTTGTGGTGGTATGGACTGCTGTATATGTCGCTCAAAGACGCGCCAGAGAGGGGAAAGAGAGGTGTTCGTGGAGTTGGGGGACTCGCTCTCGACCTCACCAAGAAACCAATAGGGACGAGGCTCACGATATCATGGCAGGCAAAGCTCAACACGGCGGGCAAAAGTAAAGTGACCGGCGCCTCCCGTcagaaccaaaaaaaaaaaaaaaaaaaaaaaaaaaaagtgaaaTTATTTTCAAACAAAGGAGGCAAAAAACAAGAGCAAGCCCGCCAGATGCCGCTGCGCGTCGGAGAAGGCCTCTTCAGTAAAATAATGCGGTTTCCTGGTCTGTAGCATAAGATCAGCGACAAGAGCTTTTGGGAACCGATGCGGGAAAATGAACGGAACATCGCCCGCCAGCACCCAGCCAGCGGACCACTCAGCACGGGGCACACATTAGGAAAAGGGCCTGGACAACCGAAGAGCGAGCGGGGGCAGCCGGGGTACGACGTGGTATGGGGGTAGGGGTTACTGTATGTAGAGGGGGGTGTGGCCCGAGCAGCATCAGAGCATCTGCAAGCAAGCTGGTGGACCAAGCGCTCGGGTGGAGCATCTTTGCTGGAACAGCCAGGGGGACCGGGGAGGGACGAGggataaaaaaa from Podospora pseudocomata strain CBS 415.72m chromosome 3, whole genome shotgun sequence includes:
- a CDS encoding hypothetical protein (COG:G; EggNog:ENOG503NXBD) — its product is MTMFSNYTFDSGNKEQPTNNNGAITSSNSSTSATTGGENKRKMIITPPSTSTASWESSSSDSLEKGGGEEEYDDDDPFERGRGKYNRSRRQDVDDGEEQSPMTVKRKPNPRKELSFTAEEERAVVRKFDKKVVVLMAVLYMLAFLDRSNIGNARIANMDSDLQSNPPNPQFYSHALSSFYLAYLLFEWMAILWRLIPAHIYVSVLVASWGVVACLQGIATSYPVLIVLRFLLGIGEAGFTGVPFYLSFFFKREELALRTAVFISAAPLATSFSSTLAFAITSLSSLIPLAPWRLLFLLEGLPCILIAPLAYSLLPSTPSTAPFLTTRQKKIARFRLPPPSPPSTSSSLTALRDPIAWTTSLIILLTNLAYSSLPAFLPTILTSMGHTPLSSQALSAPPYLLSFLAVLITAYLSDLYRTRGPFLVFHAFFSCAGYLLLSLSQSLSLPPGSWVRYCAVFPAAVGFFNVVVLTIAWNVNNQHGDPKAKSVGFALMQIVGQLGPLAATRLYPDRDGPYYTFGMGVCAAAMGMVVVLAVGLRVYMRRENQKWEREQGERGGEEGVMLMDRGGGGDQERGGGEEERGFRYML
- a CDS encoding hypothetical protein (EggNog:ENOG503NY7S; COG:S); protein product: MTSTSSTASHLPTCRPTTSSSSSSSTTTTDNEMVGILSLPPEIFHGILSLLDPKDLGNLPRVCKGFRDFVEGNNPLCRDVYCRILDKPASATGIDFVQEVRDLLHLEQVVSAGWLIPDDGDFTKTNELAMRELPFVHRTITRLLSHIPSLEQGLEEGPSRLVNAETYHRSATCEYLARVLEEAPRSAFDENWNGVLQGFFYQSTIFKRIPKHPQRPFPVISPKTVRRSLGEVVDEEERERRRMSAHLHCLLGIQDLLRDVTSGSSLKKWSLPERAYATACAKVYDIREYKREETGWGPFYTPEGEEGKGLRVDWEKAEAIMIVLGTNLRAKGLAFFDAVEHVWGKRFGGVWEGSYIPWVPENALASLEDKKVEGEEEEEEEEEQEERERRLKLEEIAKRDPYGVKGTWLRVVCFLDYTDFFHFNFHNHEGEGQAAEAPREPLNTGEAVRLILMKVHATKIEPADPEAGDHEDWPVVHFEGQSRALDWSWDGNADSELRGTVRMTREGEVRWTTYSIYDGEERWKSEGFQLGGRRSARGVVGNWFDKDYSEHGPCGPTAFWKVADHEYDSNSDETGEMLNNLLPLRTPFFSPMELALVLTVVVDNDDDDDDSDDPDAEENEDSDEHVSESDEVDEEEEEEEEGEDEDEDLDHELEEELETEAMGVFGGGNATGSGSPPGQGLRGGGGENDGGNDDRENRDRDGHSDVAGREHAGIEPPSDAESNVESEDEGWPYEDGYDPYEEEEAYMQEMAQLPRYELNADYRRFNDMMVARFQIGMPEPEDDEYLEP
- a CDS encoding hypothetical protein (EggNog:ENOG503NV77; COG:S) encodes the protein MASVLASQPSEIKPPAPPARTMQSMPPQQELTPPENIKQEHEDHERGRTRSRSDDKDVDGLDLDDAEDGGDGAHSSNSEGPARKRRRSRKGQEKKFECPEKGCGKSYSRAEHLYRHQLNHNPKQVYKCGIGDCQRTFVRLDLCNRHKDRHTAKGSALNRKDSLMSQASPITDNRSPFMTAGSASPEVNRPGTAYNKGRALTMQFQSPKNGMPYSPMGNTPPAGYPNGGSNGPVDYMHHDHNNYGHMSQRQPLHSPGGPQRPSIQTSVGPYGVLSPVSNQPGYHSQPSGTPQSAGGMSYVPPQNFPPFSLPPSEFPTSSAGGVDREEQQQAYAPPTSTEYNDQHQQPGGEMMLLDQMAMPQTMPVFGSDSMLNKSPYVGMPEDFMAYLFNTAHTDGSPMAVPIQGGGYNYGEFSSQFSVPYYGNDPSQMGYFPPSTAPQQIMSVTNLLDQNLPESVISDEKSAEIFEFIKERFHENGQAPVERQREGILEGDRNDDSHMLSRKMMQAYIGSYWVHFSDQVPILHKPTFSPEKTPNLLLIAMMTIGAACLDKTHGQKVTKAGAQLSNFLAWHLRWEMFQDPNCRPPAKLWVFQTLLLLELYEKMYSTRELHERAHIHHATTITLMRRGRALIGKSALDSPPNPRDDKTNGSRHSSTSGMAHTPSEWWNHWIAGESTRRAAFAAFVIDSIHATMFGHSTVMVAHEMRLPLPCDDKLWKATSGAEVGRIESQLLAVGNKPVAFLEGLKRTLSGHEVQTNSFGRTILMAGLLSVSWHMNQRDLQVNSLGGPVGQALGGRDKWRATLTRAFDSWKGDFDKTLFKRGEASADPYFHTPDHSEANVVFESRIVLHHLAHMAMHVDIVDCQMHARAKRLLGRAIGQQDVSSASKRMREWAPTAKARDATYYALKFLNSVLQPDRVATPSSNGYGRYDEIYSARDDVLLNRPWVLYFAALVVWCYGFALEGPSPETPVPTTQQDKVRQMREYLAKYGNPASPEELKTMKGISHNTSMLMILKDTFEVTRWQLLHEGATLLSNCINLNMGQMH